A segment of the Crassostrea angulata isolate pt1a10 chromosome 10, ASM2561291v2, whole genome shotgun sequence genome:
CTGGGTCAATTTCAGCCAAACTTGGTTAAAAGCTTCCTTTGGTGAACGGGGTataagtttgttaaaattaacctctctttcaaggggagatgATTTGAAAATACAccgttttgaaaatttgtaaagaTCTATTCATGCctaaaagaagatgggggaacaagatagcgcaaatgcccatttggttttgtagtggaaaacaatttcaaattatttttttcccaaccAAATATACTATATGATGtaatattacaagtttacaaaagcacgatttctaactatattcagttttgaatattttaacaaacgataagaaaaaaaataaattctaaagttttggtggtatcgaacccacaaccctagctctataatgttacctaatgtcttgtgctctaaccactgagccatttcagtcacaacaaacttcattgttaaatgctaaatgcaacttcaaccacgaatttacggacttgtagtatttctctaaaacgttccattgttgggatacaaaattacatttttaaagtatagtcgGTCATCTGtccatgtttttgttgattgaaatcggtttgatttcctttaaacctCATACAGactattacaaaaatatggagcccagacccactctataaaagaaaaggcattgaagttctaaaaatgacactatttggaggttttgacacgcatacgccagtttaaatcaacctactttaaatatttaacatatttgaaGGTTATATatcgatgttatggtaaatatacattgtttttaataattgagaaagaaattatgagatttgttcatattgtaattttatagtatcttatctatcctcatatgggcagtttacacgccttattcacccatcttctttgcaATTCAGGCAGTAAATGATCAAGATTTCGCATAAAACGCTGTGCAGCCTAATTTTGACATATGTGTCGTGTTTACAGAATGAAAGTATAGGTTTGCCTCACACCAAATGTTGCTTACaaaccaaaaattaatatttttaactgaAATTGAAAATCGTTCGTCTTTATTGCTACAACGGAATACTAGTATGacggtggcgacattgcagaaaaaagacaGCCAGCTAACGCGGGCTATGTAAATtgtttctgcaatgatcgccaccttcataaccagcatgaatcatcaaaagaaaacgttttattgtttatacatgtatttacatcttTCATGACTTCTCCCAAAATGTATTTACCTTAGAGATAGGaccaaaaattgtcaatatttgacaattttaaagTATCtcctctacttccacacatttgaaagaaaatctGAATCCATAGTTATGTAGACCAGGAAGCCCTCTACCACAATTGTTAATTTCAAGTTGTTAATATATGTTTTGTACATGCAGATAGAAAATGGCCTCATATTTAGAAAgattcatcttcgctagccaagggtgacgATCTGCTCCTCTcctcttggctagcgaagatgggaaAGAttatgaagccctctaccaaaattataaatttcacgatCCCTAGGATAGGGACTATTAATACTGCAGATTGTGGCAAAATGGTCACAAAATGTTACactgaataaaaaatttatagctCGTATGAACCATCAAAGGAAAAATCTTATTTACATGTCTCCTAATCCATGTAAACTGAAAGTGTTCAAgattattatcaatttgtttcattttaggAACAGCCAATTTTctaaatctatcataaagtccTTTGGGCttcattggatttgatcacgcctcgGCTTAAATTATCGCCTCATAATAccaaaagaatgattccttattccttaaatgaaaacaatggaATGAACACAATGGAAACCACACAAATAGTTTCaaccattttaatttgttttatttgaattttacattaattCTCTCGAATTCTGTTCAAGCTGCAAAATagagaaagaaaacaaataaatgtatGAAGGTTGAGGAGAAGCAGACGTTTCAGattattgaaaatgaattgGAAGAGTTTTCCGTATAATATTCTGTACTAACCTTGACACGCCATGTTGGTCAGCGTCTGTGTTAGGTCTGTGAGGGTGTCGTACGACTTGGTGGTGAACAGGAAGTCCGTGCCGTTAGCGATTCCCTTTAACTCCTCCACGTTCATATCGCCCACTCCAATGGCTACCATTGTGATGCCGTTCTCTCGTGCCTTGTGGGCCTCATAAAACGTGGACGCCTTGTTCTTCGAGTCGCCGTCAGTTATAACTACGCCAATCTTACGAACATTGTCCCTGTTCCCTGTTCaaagatataataaaaaaaaattataaagatgctttaatgaatatttttttttaattccttgTTAGCATTATTTATAACGGTTACAGAAATTcatctatttaaaatttaaatgaaactaaTTTAACTCATTTCCGACTTGCCGTATTCAGAACTGAAACTCCTTGTCCACATATGTTTGATGGCTTCGCCCGTGTCGGTGCCGCCTGGTTTGAACTCCATGTTGTTGATGGCGGTTTGCATCTTAACCTTATTGTGATATCTCAACAGTTCAAAGTTTGTGTGAACCTCGCATTCGTAGGTCTCTACCCCCATCTGAACGCCGTTTTTATCAATGTACAGATTATAGGTGACGTCACTGACAAAATGCTTCAGTTTCCTGAAGTTGTCTTCCCCAACACTACACGAGGAGTCCAGTAAGAAAACAACGTCAGATTTTCCCAGGCAAGCTAAAATTCAATTTGTCAACTTGGATTCGTTGTTTAAAATTTGGtattttattcaacaaatgCCATTAATTAAAATTCCTTGGTCATAGCGCCAGAAGTAATAAAAGAAAGGGTACTTACTATTTTTTGCTGAAAAAAGGAAGAAGACAAAATAATTATCACATAAGAAATCTGCACAATACAGTATTAAttcatggtttttttaattattcaattatcACAAAGCCCGAATGGCATTGATTTAGAGTGGTGGGACCCTTTGATTTCTATACCTTCACAGACCTGCCTTAGCAGCAGTGGTCTGAGATGCTGGAGAGCGGTGAAGGTGTCCACCCTGAATATGTTTTTGTTGCTGGCCATTTCGGTCAGCTCCTCATTGTCCACCTCGTCGCCCACGCCGATAGAGTAGATCTCCACGTCCTGCTCCTTCAGCTTGTTCGCCTCCTCCTGGGTCTTCTCTTTGTGAGTGGAGTGACCGTCCGTGATCACAATGGCGATCTTTGGGATGTTGGGATCGGATCGGTAACCTATAAAGATGCCATGTTACTGGTCAGATGGGGAtttagtttaaatgatgtatggAATTTcgacaaagtacatgtattatgcataTATAAGTGCAAATTCAACTGCTTACACGCCCGTCGGAGACGTATGTTGACGATTTTATGCACGATACGGCACCGCCCACCCTTGTCGATGcatatgttttaatttcatcataGTAATCGGGGGACGTCAAACATCATAGACGCTCGAACAAAACTCATTTAATAGGCCCTAATGACAAAAGGTTTGACCGCCAGTTTTGTTTCCATTCACGACATGGAGGTGGTATCAGTCGTATCTGCTGAACTCTAAATGTGCTCATGGTTATACTTGCATACAAACCTTAACAGATGATTCAATACCTTCTTGAGCGGTAAAAGCCTTTGTTCGCAAATATTCGAGTGCTTTTCCTGTATGTGTTTCTCCATTTTGGAACTCGATTTCATCAATTGCTGCTTTCAGTTGGTCAGCTTTGGAGTACTGGTTCAATTTAAATGCCCCTGTGACCGGGGTGCTGAAGATCACTACTCCAAACTGTACAGCGTTTGAACCAATGACGAACTCGTCTACGATGCTCTTGGTGAACTCCTTcatcaattcaaaattttcttccCCTACACTGCCACTAGAATCCATCAAAATTACAATGTCGGCTGCTCCTTTCTTGCCACAATCACCTAGCGAAAGCGAAACAACACAATGGTCTTCAGTGTTAAAGAACACGTTTAAAATTTATAAGTAAAGATTCAGTTtggctattttttttaaccaatttgCAATTATTAATAGAAGACAGTATCTTACTTGCTTGTCCTTTGAGttctgtaagaaaaaaaagacggAATATAAATTGGGTGCATCGTGCTACATTTCAGTTACAATATATGAATATTGGTAGGGGAGAGAATTCTTGGCTAAGACATGGCATACGTGTACAGGTAGATGACGCCAGCATGCTCTCTATCATCTTCAGCCCCACGAAAGTGTCGATGTGGAACAAGTACTTGGAGTCGGGGTCACTGGCGATGTCCTGTAGCTCCTGCTGGTCTGTGTTTTTCCCCACACCCACCGCCATCAGCGTAATACCGGCGCGGTGAGCCAGGCGAGCTTGTTCCTTGGTGCGGTTCTTGGAGGAGGACACGCCGTCTGTGACAACTATGGCCAGCTTTGGCACCCCTTGTCTGTAAcctaaaaagatttaaaagcaattttaagATATCTAAAAGGTTTTTCATGATGAGGGAACGCAATGAGATGTCAAGGATGGATTATAAGAATTTTGATTCAAGTTTACAGTCCTCATTGgttcatatatttaaaacacaCTACACAAGGAATAATGATATGACTTTACCGAATGGGCGGTATATATCTAAACAAATTAcattaatataaatacaaaaaatgatatgaattgAATTTGATGACAATACAACTGAAGATCGGACTCTGACTCTCCCCACCAAAtaccatctctctctctctctctctctctctctctctctctctctctctctctctctctctctctctctctctctctctctctctctctctctctctctgcttagGGTCAACTTTTGTATAAACTCAAATTAAGTAATTTGAAGACAAAAAATTAGGGGTTTTTTATCTTTGTAACAATAAGGTAAGGAGCTGCTTAGAAGAAACGTTGTTGAAGAGGGGATGGGCCGTTAAAATAGATAAACTTTACCGAACGCTTTAGAGAATGACTTCTCTCTGATATGTTGCAGGGCATCCCCTGTGTTAGTCCCTCCCCCACCGACATAGGACACCCTGTCCACGGCGTCTAGCACTTCCTGTCTGTTGCTGTGAGTGTTCAGCTTAAATTCCGTCCGCACCCCGGTCTCAAATGTCTCCAGGCCGAACTGTACCTGGTTACGGTCCACTGCAAACTTCTTAACCACGTCTTTCACAAAATCCAGCATGAGCTCGAAATTCGATTGGGAAATACTACCCGAATTGTCCAATAGGAATATTATGTCTCCTTTAGTACCACAACTTGAGTTGTCTGGAatattccaaagaaaaaaaaatcttacagcATTGTCTATAGAATACAGCTTAACCAATTATCATTTTGGCATGCATTTTTTGCCGAATCTTTTATTGCAGAGCGCAAACCTAAGGCATATATGTGTAGAATACAAAGGTCGTGACCTTACGATATATGATTGGTTCTTACCAGGCGCAGCGTGAACACTGTAGACAACAAACGCCAGGATACAAAGTCCGAACCCCATTTTGACTAGAAAAAGAATTCAAGAATCGTTTATAAACTAGCATGATATGTGGATATGGACGATGAAGTTAATACCCATGTTGGCGATCATTTATACGTGTATTGATGGTCGCCAACATGGGCGTTTCTTGGAGTTGGCGACATGTTCACCACAACTTATTTTGCATTTATATCATATACCCTTCTGACGTTCTAACTGCAATTTTGTTGCTCATGAGTTTACGGTCGGaagaaacatttttgttttctgtaatTTGTTTGTACATATAGTTGAGAAAAATAACACAAAGaaaatagcattttttttaGAGCAAGTGAGAATTAGATTGGCGCATTCAAACCGCACCTTGCACCGATACTATATCGTACATTtacctatatatttcattcaattcaTATTGCAAGCGCAAGAGACGGTTACCGCTTTTCCAATTTGTTTAAACCATACATCAGGGAGTATAACCTTATGacttttttaataagaaaaatgtttaattgttgGCATTGTCTTTTATTTaccacatagaaaaaaaaatcatattaaaaccTTATCAGAATTgattcatataacaaaacaacacATAAGAATTGAGATTTACCTGTGAGCCCCGCGGAATCACTGTGATGCTGCTGTCTCAATCTGACGCAGTGCGCGGACAGCGCCGTGTGTTCCGATGTCAGGTGTGAGGGATCGGGTGTCCAGAACGGGACACGCTAACCTGTCATTTGCGGGGAACCGCGGGCACAGACTAACGGTGTACTGTTCTAACTTGTTGGAGACGGAAACCTCGCCATCCACCCACaacccccccctctctctctctctctctctctctctctctctctctctctctctctctctctctctctctctctctctctcgttttatgaatgaattattttaaggttttaatttgatatctacATGAATTATTCTGTTTTTAGGAACAACAACTATACTTTGTGTACACATTAGcattaaatgtttatgtatCCTGTCAATATACCATGCTTGGCTTTAACTGTACTCTAcagtaaatgaaataatttgtaATCAGTCTAGAATCTGTAAACtcattattattatatcaaAGATAAAACCAATGAACACTTcaacacacatacacacatacatacacacatacatatacacacacacacacacacacacacacacacacacacacacacacacacacacacacacacacacacacacacacacatatatatatatatatatatatatatatatatatatatatatatatatatatatatatatatatatatatcctaaATGATTTTTGTTCGTTTGTGGAAAAATGGCTTGTATAtcttgcatgtatagtatcatgttcaaaatgaattaaatagaCTCAATGTATACAAATAGATATGCTATACAATTTATAGAATTAAAACCCCCATAATATTTTGCTTCAATTGTATCATGTGTATAGCGGGTTCTTTTACGTATCCACGgcttgtaaaatattttgtggtttttattttttaatattgtatcGCATATCTATGTGTATATATCTCGtgttcagtacatgtatacttaacTTAAGATTAGTTCCTTGAAAtcaaatggaaaataaaacataaacttTGGATATGGAGTCACTCAGAATTTACATCAGTGGGGCCCACAGTACGGGTAAAACCACCGTAATCCACGACCTCCTCCCCTATCTACCGGGGGTCAGGGTGGAGGTAGAGACGGCCAGGCGGATCATAAATAGTCACGGGTGGAGGCGAGACGATTTTCATCCCGACCGATCCCCAGAGTTATTTGAGCAGTTGAATCGAGAAATACTTTTAGCAAATATCGAACTTGAAAAGGAGAATTTTGTTGCACATAGAGGTTtgggatttttttgtttttattggttttttctgttcttgttttttttttcttgtcgaACCGCTGTTTGAGAGTTTTGGATAGGAAGAATTTATATGCGAAATAAATCGTCATTGaggatattttttaatatgaataaatcaATAAACAGACAAATTGGCACtgtattctataatttaaaGACCGTGAGTGCGTCAGAGCAAGACTTCATTTAATTAGACTCGttataacatgttttaaaaaataacacaaaactTTACTACGGAGCGGATCGATGATAACACCTGATAAACTGTATACTTTTTATGCTTGCgtctgttttaaaaattaaagagatTTTCATAGTTCagatatttatcaaaattgtaTTTACTTTGATAAAGTCATTATGACTCTTTATCGATAAGACAGAAGAACACGAGTGATGTCCGAGAAGAcaccccttttaaaaaaaatagtagacGATAGGTTGCTGATTATACTGATACCTTGACCGTTGGTCAAATGACCCCGGGTCTAGGTCAAAACGACCCATCCCCTCAGATCACAAACATCCCCTGTAGTCTCTGATACTTCTTTAAAAACTCATGGACTATACACGGGTGTGGGACATAACCCTCCCCCATCCCCATGTTTGGTGTGTATGATTATCATATTTGTTATCGATAATAACAATATCGATGGATATATAAATTGGCAAAATGAACTTCAGAAGAATCGAAACGGCATAATTATTCTGTTTCTTTCAAACAGATAtacataaaaagattttttttatctgtgaaTTGCATTCTTTCTCTAATTCTACGTATTCCGTCTCAATTAACAACATTTCATAATCAATGTACGTTTTCCgttatgaaaacaattttttcaaacttgcatttGATTTTGTGCTTGAATCGTTgctaatcattttttattaccAATACTAAAAATCCAGAGAAGGTTCACTTCTGATCAAATTAACAAAGTTACATCAATATTCAGGTTTTCTGTGTGACCGTTGTCTGGATCCCATGGCGTACATGGAGATGTACCTCGGTCCGGAGGCGCTGGAGAGGGCGGTCCACACGGAGGGACTGAGTGACATGATAGCAAGGTACCCccttattacttaaatatcATGAAATCAAATAGATGGGACACATTCAGAAAGGTATTCCCTTCCCCCTTCCTCAATTCTTTCAATCTTGTGAAATCAAAGACAACCTTTAAAAATGAGCATTATCGGGATAAATGATAAAAgctttgctatttttttttttatttcaataaaacataTCACAAAATCTGCAAGTCAATTTTGAAACATTGATCAattgaatgcatttgaaaataACATTGCATGTTTCTATCTCTGATAAAGGTTGCAGACGTCTGTGATATTCTTGATAGAGCCCCAGCCCGAGTGTATCTCTGACGACAGTGTGCGAGTGGTCTCCACGCTTGACGAACTGCGGACGTACTCCACGCACCTGAAGCGTCTGTACGCGCGCTTCAACATACCGTACGTCACAGTGCCAATGCTCGACCGTCAAGAGCGCGTTTCgtttattttgcaatatttgcGGGAAAAATCGTCCAGTCTAGGAGAAAGTGTGTAAACTTTGTCTAGAGGGCAAAGGGTTCTACGAGAAGGAAACATTACTTTTATCAGAAAGCACTGCCAAATTGTAGGgacttcatcacctgcataacAATGTAtcacaataaataattatattatacatattataatatatcatactattattcattgtaatttttaacaaaGTAATATATCAAATCCATTGgattagaatattttaaaataaattaattaaagcaAGTAATATGTGTGAAATATTGAGTGATGGAGTAtggtatttttatatattcctgGTCGACAATAATTTATTAGAGGCCGTTTTGGGGTATTTTTTGCGGGAAGTGGTATCATCTATTCGAATACTAGTAGGTGATATCACCTAGTCACCTTCAATTTAATGATATCACTTTTTTTAATGAGTTATATATCAGTCTTTCAGTTTGAATGACAActtttcaaataaatgaaacCACCTGTTTGAATAAATAAGTGATATCAGCTATTCATTTTGTAATGGGTGATCTCATTTGTTTGAACAGGTGATATCTCCATTAGAAATGATTAGGCGATATCACCTTTTCGAATAGATGATATCACTTAATCAAATAAGTGATATCACCTTTTCAATGTTGTTGatatcactacatgtatatgacaagAACTACCGAAAGGGACATGCTTAAGAACACTTGGTCCAAATATGATTGTACTTTTTCAACGAAACCTGCAAAATGGTATATTATcatgttcataaataatttttacaatacagTTTTGTgattcaaaaaattcaaaactatagcaattttgaatttttgtggattacaaaatttttaattaacaagAGACCCAAAGCCCACACTGCTTACCTAAGCAACAATTAATAGCTGTAGCAGATCAGGTCAGCTTTATggaatcaaatataaaacatctAGACAATTTAATAAAGTAGatcttgtttaaaattatttttaagtttcttcataaataaaaatatagccTAGTTTCTTGTTTCAGGTTTTGAgaataagaatttaaattttttttctctatttattcccATGTAAAAAGTATATCCCCCAACCAAATGTGGTCCCACTCTACCACCATGGGtcatgatttgtacaaacttaAATTTACGCTATCCTTTTACAAAAGGATGTTATGGGCTAAGTTTGGTTGATTTTGGCCatgtggttctggagaagacaTAAAAAATGTGCTAAActtaatgttatttttacacTGTTGCATTGATTTCACAAGATTATGTAATAGTGTCAGAAAATATgggaaaatatagaaaatagaACAAagtcacatttttttctattaaaaagtCTCTaccattgtttaaattttagcattttacaaaagagCAGTTGCTATAGGCCTAACATCTATTGAAAACCTATTGAGAAGGGACAATGTGTACATATAACTCAATGAACTACAATGTCAACTTTGCTGACAGTACATTATACACCAAATGAGTAGATACACCAAATGAGTAGAAAGAAAACATCTTTGCTCtaattttctacattttatttaaatctcaattagttcaaaacaatgcattaaaagaTCTGTTCAcatattttaacataaatagTCTGCTTTTAAATTTGATCACAAACATGCACCATTGCCACAGCATATTGATTTACAATTTTAGAAATTGCTTTGCTTCCACAACACTGTACAAAATGTGCATAAAAATTTACTATCACAACAATAGgcgaaaaaagaaaacagttctTTGAACAACAGAagtaaacaaattgaaatttaattacaGCAAAAGTGAGTGTCAAACATGCAgatttataaatacataattGTACATAGAATTCACTTTCCGGTAAAATTCAACTGATGTCTAATGGAGAAAAAGGGTGATAGAAAACTCAAAAagattattttaacatttaattaacAAGC
Coding sequences within it:
- the LOC128168075 gene encoding cartilage matrix protein-like; this translates as MGFGLCILAFVVYSVHAAPDNSSCGTKGDIIFLLDNSGSISQSNFELMLDFVKDVVKKFAVDRNQVQFGLETFETGVRTEFKLNTHSNRQEVLDAVDRVSYVGGGGTNTGDALQHIREKSFSKAFGYRQGVPKLAIVVTDGVSSSKNRTKEQARLAHRAGITLMAVGVGKNTDQQELQDIASDPDSKYLFHIDTFVGLKMIESMLASSTCTQLKGQASDCGKKGAADIVILMDSSGSVGEENFELMKEFTKSIVDEFVIGSNAVQFGVVIFSTPVTGAFKLNQYSKADQLKAAIDEIEFQNGETHTGKALEYLRTKAFTAQEGYRSDPNIPKIAIVITDGHSTHKEKTQEEANKLKEQDVEIYSIGVGDEVDNEELTEMASNKNIFRVDTFTALQHLRPLLLRQVCEAKNTCLGKSDVVFLLDSSCSVGEDNFRKLKHFVSDVTYNLYIDKNGVQMGVETYECEVHTNFELLRYHNKVKMQTAINNMEFKPGGTDTGEAIKHMWTRSFSSEYGNRDNVRKIGVVITDGDSKNKASTFYEAHKARENGITMVAIGVGDMNVEELKGIANGTDFLFTTKSYDTLTDLTQTLTNMACQA
- the LOC128167302 gene encoding uncharacterized protein LOC128167302; the protein is MESLRIYISGAHSTGKTTVIHDLLPYLPGVRVEVETARRIINSHGWRRDDFHPDRSPELFEQLNREILLANIELEKENFVAHRGFLCDRCLDPMAYMEMYLGPEALERAVHTEGLSDMIARLQTSVIFLIEPQPECISDDSVRVVSTLDELRTYSTHLKRLYARFNIPYVTVPMLDRQERVSFILQYLREKSSSLGESV